Proteins from a genomic interval of Phyllopteryx taeniolatus isolate TA_2022b chromosome 3, UOR_Ptae_1.2, whole genome shotgun sequence:
- the LOC133474583 gene encoding Golgi-associated plant pathogenesis-related protein 1-like isoform X2 — MTLNNELNAAAQEWAHRLLTLGAAQHSDSNDGENIYFKWSSVPIKLTGKEAVDSWYGEVQQYNWRNPGFQSNTGHFTQVVWKASTQLGVGMATDGNKVFVVGQYRPAGNISMSQNFRENVLPRAISTPSPAYLFPISTHHCLPDPAIQRQILLPCPPPHCPLQPRCQAIPPARASASFNFPVPMDQHRPSDSLSAEQYLINHSHQLSPPPPAFR, encoded by the exons ATGACTCTCAACAATGAGCTGAATGCGGCGGCTCAGGAATGGGCGCATCGCTTGCTGACTTTGGGTGCTGCACAGCACAGTGACAGCAATGATGGAGAGAATATTTATTTCAAGTGGAGCTCAGTACCCATTAAACTAACAG GGAAAGAAGCAGTGGATTCATGGTATGGTGAAGTTCAGCAATACAACTGGAGGAACCCAGGATTTCAAAGCAACACAg GTCATTTTACTCAGGTTGTATGGAAAGCAAGCACCCAACTGGGTGTGGGTATGGCCACTGATGGCAACaaggtttttgttgttgggcAGTATCGACCAGCCGGCAACATCAGCATGAGCCAAAACTTCAGGGAAAATGTCCTCCCACGAG caatCAGCACCCCCTCGCCTGcgtacctgttcccaatcagcactcatcactgcctgccagatccagcaattcagcgccaga TCCTCCTTCCGTGTCCCCCGCCTCACTGTCCGCTCCAGCCACGCTGCCAAGCTATTCCTCCTGCCCGTGCTTCCGCTTCCTTCAACTTCCCTGTTCCAATGGACCAACATCGCCCCTCGGATAGCCTATCCGCTGAGCAATActtaataaaccattctcatcaACTTTCTCCGCCACCGCCTGCTTTTCGGTAA
- the LOC133474583 gene encoding Golgi-associated plant pathogenesis-related protein 1-like isoform X3: protein MADASFQQEFLETHNAYRAQHNTPPMTLNNELNAAAQEWAHRLLTLGAAQHSDSNDGENIYFKWSSVPIKLTGKEAVDSWYGEVQQYNWRNPGFQSNTGHFTQVVWKASTQLGVGMATDGNKVFVVGQYRPAGNISMSQNFRENVLPRAGGGPSGEGENPKNCCTLL, encoded by the exons GCAGATGCAAGCTTTCAACAGGAGTTCCTGGAAACTCACAACGCCTACAGAGCACAGCACAACACACCACCTATGACTCTCAACAATGAGCTGAATGCGGCGGCTCAGGAATGGGCGCATCGCTTGCTGACTTTGGGTGCTGCACAGCACAGTGACAGCAATGATGGAGAGAATATTTATTTCAAGTGGAGCTCAGTACCCATTAAACTAACAG GGAAAGAAGCAGTGGATTCATGGTATGGTGAAGTTCAGCAATACAACTGGAGGAACCCAGGATTTCAAAGCAACACAg GTCATTTTACTCAGGTTGTATGGAAAGCAAGCACCCAACTGGGTGTGGGTATGGCCACTGATGGCAACaaggtttttgttgttgggcAGTATCGACCAGCCGGCAACATCAGCATGAGCCAAAACTTCAGGGAAAATGTCCTCCCACGAG CTGGCGGAGGACCCAGTGGGGAGGGAGAGAATCCAAAGAATTGTTGCACACTGTTGTAG
- the LOC133474583 gene encoding Golgi-associated plant pathogenesis-related protein 1-like isoform X1, with the protein MADASFQQEFLETHNAYRAQHNTPPMTLNNELNAAAQEWAHRLLTLGAAQHSDSNDGENIYFKWSSVPIKLTGKEAVDSWYGEVQQYNWRNPGFQSNTGHFTQVVWKASTQLGVGMATDGNKVFVVGQYRPAGNISMSQNFRENVLPRAISTPSPAYLFPISTHHCLPDPAIQRQILLPCPPPHCPLQPRCQAIPPARASASFNFPVPMDQHRPSDSLSAEQYLINHSHQLSPPPPAFR; encoded by the exons GCAGATGCAAGCTTTCAACAGGAGTTCCTGGAAACTCACAACGCCTACAGAGCACAGCACAACACACCACCTATGACTCTCAACAATGAGCTGAATGCGGCGGCTCAGGAATGGGCGCATCGCTTGCTGACTTTGGGTGCTGCACAGCACAGTGACAGCAATGATGGAGAGAATATTTATTTCAAGTGGAGCTCAGTACCCATTAAACTAACAG GGAAAGAAGCAGTGGATTCATGGTATGGTGAAGTTCAGCAATACAACTGGAGGAACCCAGGATTTCAAAGCAACACAg GTCATTTTACTCAGGTTGTATGGAAAGCAAGCACCCAACTGGGTGTGGGTATGGCCACTGATGGCAACaaggtttttgttgttgggcAGTATCGACCAGCCGGCAACATCAGCATGAGCCAAAACTTCAGGGAAAATGTCCTCCCACGAG caatCAGCACCCCCTCGCCTGcgtacctgttcccaatcagcactcatcactgcctgccagatccagcaattcagcgccaga TCCTCCTTCCGTGTCCCCCGCCTCACTGTCCGCTCCAGCCACGCTGCCAAGCTATTCCTCCTGCCCGTGCTTCCGCTTCCTTCAACTTCCCTGTTCCAATGGACCAACATCGCCCCTCGGATAGCCTATCCGCTGAGCAATActtaataaaccattctcatcaACTTTCTCCGCCACCGCCTGCTTTTCGGTAA
- the LOC133474583 gene encoding Golgi-associated plant pathogenesis-related protein 1-like isoform X4: MADASFQQEFLETHNAYRAQHNTPPMTLNNELNAAAQEWAHRLLTLGAAQHSDSNDGENIYFKWSSVPIKLTGKEAVDSWYGEVQQYNWRNPGFQSNTGHFTQVVWKASTQLGVGMATDGNKVFVVGQYRPAGNISMSQNFRENVLPRA; this comes from the exons GCAGATGCAAGCTTTCAACAGGAGTTCCTGGAAACTCACAACGCCTACAGAGCACAGCACAACACACCACCTATGACTCTCAACAATGAGCTGAATGCGGCGGCTCAGGAATGGGCGCATCGCTTGCTGACTTTGGGTGCTGCACAGCACAGTGACAGCAATGATGGAGAGAATATTTATTTCAAGTGGAGCTCAGTACCCATTAAACTAACAG GGAAAGAAGCAGTGGATTCATGGTATGGTGAAGTTCAGCAATACAACTGGAGGAACCCAGGATTTCAAAGCAACACAg GTCATTTTACTCAGGTTGTATGGAAAGCAAGCACCCAACTGGGTGTGGGTATGGCCACTGATGGCAACaaggtttttgttgttgggcAGTATCGACCAGCCGGCAACATCAGCATGAGCCAAAACTTCAGGGAAAATGTCCTCCCACGAG CATAA